From Humibacter ginsenosidimutans, a single genomic window includes:
- a CDS encoding LLM class flavin-dependent oxidoreductase yields MPISGRESAEACPNTNDGPYAAEFGVITFGELSTTGSAYGSRLPRIVDLAKKAELKQLDFFGIGEHHRADFAVSAPEIVLAAISALTKSIRLTSAVTVLSADDPIRVIERFGLLDELSGGRAEIMIGRGAYRETFELFGIAPEESSREFVDRAERLLGIRSTAHVLPPDDHRRLVTPKPRSDLPIWVGAGGAGTSVLLAAQWGLPLMLVGRTGAVDPIEHALAEYSRESKSHGRRPGRAGVSLQGYVAETDAEAREQFWFHYSSTLAALSRDRGWAGAVDREAYERELDDGLLLVGSPATVARKLHVLTHDLGLSRVAIKCGLPTTTREEDEKTVELYAAAVRELRIGSGQTSTH; encoded by the coding sequence GTGCCCATCTCTGGTCGCGAGAGTGCTGAAGCTTGCCCGAACACGAACGACGGTCCCTACGCCGCCGAGTTCGGTGTCATCACGTTTGGTGAGCTGTCGACGACTGGCTCCGCGTACGGTTCTCGGCTTCCTCGGATCGTGGACCTGGCTAAAAAGGCAGAGCTCAAGCAGCTCGACTTCTTCGGGATAGGCGAGCATCATCGAGCCGACTTCGCTGTCTCGGCACCGGAGATAGTGCTGGCCGCAATCAGCGCCTTGACGAAAAGCATCCGTCTTACGTCCGCCGTAACTGTCCTCTCGGCGGACGATCCAATTCGAGTCATCGAGCGGTTCGGGCTCCTCGATGAGCTCAGCGGCGGACGCGCCGAAATCATGATCGGACGCGGTGCATATCGCGAGACGTTCGAGCTCTTCGGAATCGCTCCCGAGGAGTCAAGCCGGGAGTTCGTCGACCGGGCAGAGCGACTCTTGGGCATTCGATCGACGGCCCATGTCCTCCCTCCAGATGATCATCGAAGGCTTGTCACTCCGAAACCTCGCTCGGATCTGCCAATTTGGGTTGGCGCCGGCGGAGCAGGCACTTCCGTGCTTCTTGCCGCACAGTGGGGACTGCCCCTCATGCTTGTCGGTCGGACCGGTGCCGTCGATCCCATCGAGCACGCCCTGGCCGAATACTCCAGAGAGTCGAAGTCGCACGGGCGTAGACCCGGCCGCGCCGGAGTCAGCCTGCAAGGCTACGTTGCCGAGACTGACGCGGAGGCGCGGGAACAGTTCTGGTTCCACTACAGCTCTACCCTCGCCGCGCTTAGCCGCGATCGCGGATGGGCGGGAGCAGTCGATCGTGAAGCTTATGAACGAGAGCTCGACGATGGACTGCTCCTTGTCGGTTCGCCAGCAACCGTCGCGCGCAAGCTGCATGTACTGACACACGATCTTGGGCTGTCCAGAGTTGCAATCAAGTGCGGCCTGCCCACGACGACTCGCGAAGAGGACGAGAAGACCGTGGAGCTGTATGCCGCAGCCGTTCGAGAATTGCGAATCGGCTCTGGCCAGACGTCGACGCACTAG
- a CDS encoding response regulator transcription factor: MTAADVLDILSGSGPVLSAAVARDVKVGSILTPQERVVLALIAEAFSNVEIAAELRIAVGTVRRHANTIYRKLGAKSRVDAVRTAYAIGLTAHS; this comes from the coding sequence ATGACGGCCGCTGACGTCCTGGACATCTTGAGCGGATCGGGGCCGGTGTTATCGGCTGCCGTGGCGCGGGATGTGAAGGTTGGGTCGATACTCACGCCGCAAGAGCGTGTTGTTCTGGCTCTTATAGCTGAAGCGTTCTCAAATGTTGAGATCGCGGCCGAGCTTCGCATTGCCGTTGGGACTGTTCGCCGTCATGCCAACACCATTTATCGAAAACTCGGTGCAAAGTCGCGGGTTGACGCGGTTCGAACAGCATACGCGATCGGCTTGACCGCCCATTCGTGA
- a CDS encoding RHS repeat-associated core domain-containing protein translates to MLAVAVCVVMGIAGAPLRAAAEPLAPAKSTPVASAKRFADGSDVAVDGQGASDGYHVRIARASSGFAWSDIAVLRPAALDPGAWYGYQCLTDDGKYIAVAVLPGDEVNDNTARERGAYAYAIDVKTGRVHALATGVALEYHTPGCGLDDTAVFTASLGSQEQQTEVLRYDLSTGTRIQQSVVQGQVTSAVPTKYGVQGALASSIVRIPIGGTMKAPVKAFVELKVAGPAYDVHPASDGGLDYVTAAKSAGRAIVWHEASAHADQVGSGKSAEVRIFQGRAGKNSVIGTAGKTGTLRGVPSSQLPLGVATVSLDGGAAFGPAKSSPQQKKSAPASAVQAAGVSSEVQMVESEATHQVFKTKNAVIGQASASRGAGAQVSGEGSQKPASGAKAPAKTEVKVKAGVFTGTGPLAPALAVVSDGAGAAEMADDAGSPACAVARLDPTLQAMQPSNGQVDWATEMAEQGLLTGSQYQRPADFANMGLAAYDPSDDFSPIALDHPSGDSWDTVPRSVMLAIESQESNFNQASWHALPGIAGDPLIADYYGAGDAIDTIDYDDADCGYGVAQVTDGMFAGDGDYSTHGQMKIAVDYEENVAAGLNILESTWNQLYEAGITANGGDPRYLENWYFAVWAYNTGIQPTASFGNTSGCTPGPSCEGPDGTWGLGWSNNPQNPDYDPSRGPYLESTYADAAHPASWPYQERIMGWMGSPIIRYGYTAYDPPDYHGGHSWLQIAPFDSFCSSADDCDTSNASGGYCSLSDSECWWHKPVTWISDCSTSCATSAYEDGAGSEPPAYTAKYQPTCNLNTANLPSNSIIVDDLSNPVDNDEGCTGMNWSNSGSFTYSPGTNSSGDAVGDIDTHQLGSGFGGHILFTHTEPSSDTDLINTGTWKPTLPSLQYYEVEVHLPESGATATDVVYTVNPGGGASAWKIRVNQDWESEEWVPIGTFAMQNGGNVVLTNASSETPQGYDVAYDAIAFVPKGGTPGQSIGGPPTIQDEPAGSNPALVNCGCATRAVADPVDTSTGYFTQSATDLSVPGFGEPLNLTRTYTSSLADPSGPAGNSAVNGAFGPGWTYSYGLVATTDSSGNVTIRQEDGSMVSFTDSSGTYTPPARYDATLTASSGNYYFIRHGSEQFVFAQSTGRLIAESDQAGRVATPSYQTSLAYDSSGNLQTVTDPAGRTLTLTWSGGHITSVADSGGQQVDYQYSTAGDLTDVFGVGTTRTGGTDGNQDHAQYAYNASHLMTSMRSPNNYGKSGTPSPVTSMTYDSSERVLTQTDPEGNETTFEYGPNTGDSLVAGQTLVTTPTSDEDLYTYQNGLLAQETKAYGTDSAQTWKYSYDPISLGVSQQTNPDGSVETFSYDAQGHQISSSNGLGQTTSKQYNAAGQVTEVTDPNGTHTITSYNAAGAPTSVLTTEDGQSAESYNNTLDPTYSRQSTYAYTDEAHPAEATVSTDANSNATHYGYDSLGDLTTVTDAAGHVTDYGYNTALGERTSTVTPTGTAAGTTPTCTPPAIGCTTYAYDAYGHVITTTDPLGHSSKATYDADGNQLTTVDANGHTTTTSYDAADRATSVEQPSGATSSTSYNGDGTIKKTTDANGKATTYTYNALGLKESSTDPDGSTTSYTYDADGRLKIQTSPDGETMTDTWNNAGELTGIAYSGSGTHAVSYTYDPDGNRLAMTDGTGTTSYSYDVFNEETNVTTGAGNTVGYGYDAAGNVTTINYPGTAGTVTDHYNTLEQLSSVVDPAGNSTSFGYTADGQLTTTNAANGTTVTVSYNNADQPTSSVLSKGSTGLGTVTYARNNNGDLTGTTPSAGAPGSTETYGYNNNEQLTSAIAGSTTTSYGYDAAGNPTTLGSVTQVFDAAGRLCWTTTSSVSSPSCASPASGATTYTYNGDGQRTAQTPAIGTATNYAYNAAGELTSVSGAVAAAYTYNGDGFRASKTVGSSTTTFTYNTLGAVPLLLTDGTTAYIYGPSGTPVEQLGVNGSDSQYYFADTHGSTIELTNSSGAVDGSYSYDAWGKTTSHAGAASTPIQFAGAYSDSETGLYYLLARYYDPATALLISVDPLNALTLSPYGYVDDSPLNVTDPTGLWWGGLCFGGSFVGAAGVAVLGGVEVCVDWASSSGLTLTAGYNLMGGGGADADASLFLGVAGGAADTAADIAGTGCTVAGSGHLGVVGLTVAGAGSCAKGPDSGELDVDLGPGAGGSGGAGVAGTCAWAPWGGYAGCGGDTQTTSSSTTRRSSTLSTPYSRDQYVDGSYSYAYGRGC, encoded by the coding sequence ATGCTCGCCGTGGCCGTCTGCGTGGTAATGGGAATTGCCGGGGCGCCGTTGAGGGCCGCAGCAGAGCCACTTGCGCCGGCGAAGTCGACCCCTGTTGCCAGCGCCAAACGCTTCGCTGACGGCTCTGATGTGGCCGTCGACGGCCAGGGTGCAAGTGACGGATATCACGTTCGTATCGCGCGCGCATCCTCGGGGTTCGCATGGTCCGACATCGCGGTGTTGCGTCCTGCGGCACTCGACCCTGGGGCCTGGTATGGCTACCAATGCCTGACCGATGATGGAAAGTACATTGCAGTGGCGGTCCTTCCCGGTGATGAGGTGAACGACAACACCGCCCGCGAACGAGGAGCGTACGCGTATGCGATTGATGTGAAGACCGGTCGGGTGCACGCTCTGGCAACTGGGGTGGCTCTCGAGTATCACACTCCGGGTTGCGGCCTCGATGACACTGCCGTGTTCACGGCGAGCCTGGGATCTCAGGAGCAGCAGACCGAAGTGCTTCGGTATGACTTGTCGACGGGAACGAGGATTCAGCAGTCGGTCGTGCAGGGGCAGGTGACTTCTGCGGTGCCGACCAAGTACGGCGTTCAGGGCGCCCTGGCGTCGTCGATTGTGCGGATCCCGATCGGCGGGACGATGAAAGCGCCGGTGAAGGCATTCGTTGAGCTGAAGGTTGCGGGGCCGGCGTACGACGTGCATCCTGCCTCCGATGGTGGTCTGGACTACGTGACGGCAGCCAAGAGCGCCGGGCGAGCTATCGTGTGGCACGAGGCATCCGCCCATGCCGACCAGGTCGGTTCAGGCAAGAGTGCCGAGGTGCGGATCTTTCAGGGACGAGCCGGGAAGAACTCTGTCATCGGGACCGCAGGAAAGACCGGAACGCTCCGCGGGGTTCCGTCCTCGCAATTGCCGCTGGGTGTAGCGACGGTTTCATTGGATGGGGGAGCTGCATTCGGGCCGGCGAAGTCGAGCCCTCAGCAGAAGAAGTCGGCTCCGGCCTCTGCGGTGCAGGCGGCAGGTGTGTCCTCTGAAGTCCAGATGGTCGAGTCTGAGGCGACGCATCAGGTGTTCAAGACGAAGAACGCGGTCATAGGACAGGCTTCTGCTTCTCGAGGGGCGGGGGCGCAGGTTTCTGGCGAAGGATCGCAGAAGCCGGCTTCCGGGGCGAAGGCGCCAGCGAAGACTGAAGTGAAGGTGAAGGCCGGGGTCTTCACGGGAACGGGGCCGCTCGCGCCAGCACTGGCAGTCGTCTCCGACGGTGCCGGTGCCGCTGAGATGGCGGATGATGCGGGGTCGCCTGCGTGCGCTGTGGCGCGTTTGGATCCGACGTTGCAGGCGATGCAGCCGTCGAATGGTCAGGTTGACTGGGCGACGGAGATGGCGGAGCAGGGGCTGCTGACGGGGAGTCAGTATCAGCGGCCGGCTGACTTCGCGAACATGGGTCTGGCGGCGTATGACCCCAGCGATGATTTCTCTCCGATCGCTTTGGATCATCCGTCGGGCGATTCGTGGGATACGGTGCCGCGATCGGTGATGCTGGCGATCGAATCGCAGGAGAGCAATTTCAATCAGGCTTCCTGGCATGCGCTGCCTGGCATTGCTGGGGATCCGTTGATCGCGGACTACTACGGTGCTGGTGACGCGATCGACACGATCGACTATGACGACGCGGATTGCGGTTACGGGGTGGCTCAGGTCACGGATGGCATGTTCGCCGGCGACGGGGATTACTCCACGCATGGTCAGATGAAGATTGCGGTCGACTACGAGGAAAATGTAGCGGCGGGGCTGAATATCTTGGAGAGCACGTGGAATCAGCTCTACGAGGCGGGGATCACCGCGAACGGTGGGGACCCGCGGTACCTGGAGAACTGGTACTTCGCGGTCTGGGCCTACAACACGGGCATTCAGCCGACGGCTTCGTTCGGCAACACCTCAGGGTGCACGCCGGGGCCGTCGTGTGAGGGACCGGACGGGACATGGGGTCTGGGGTGGTCGAACAATCCGCAGAACCCGGACTACGACCCGTCTCGTGGCCCGTACTTGGAGAGCACCTACGCTGATGCCGCTCATCCCGCCAGCTGGCCCTACCAGGAACGCATCATGGGGTGGATGGGGTCGCCGATCATCCGATACGGGTACACGGCGTATGACCCGCCGGACTACCACGGTGGTCACTCCTGGTTGCAGATCGCCCCGTTCGACTCGTTCTGCTCGAGCGCTGACGATTGCGACACGAGTAATGCCTCGGGCGGGTACTGCAGCTTGTCCGACTCGGAGTGCTGGTGGCACAAGCCTGTGACCTGGATCAGCGATTGTTCGACCAGTTGCGCCACGTCAGCGTATGAGGATGGGGCTGGTTCTGAGCCGCCTGCGTATACGGCGAAGTATCAACCGACCTGCAATCTCAACACGGCGAACCTGCCGTCGAACTCGATCATCGTCGACGACTTATCCAATCCCGTCGACAATGACGAGGGCTGTACGGGTATGAACTGGAGCAACTCGGGATCCTTCACGTACTCGCCCGGCACTAACAGTTCGGGTGACGCCGTCGGTGACATCGACACCCACCAATTAGGTTCAGGCTTCGGCGGCCACATCCTGTTCACCCACACGGAGCCGTCATCGGACACGGACCTGATCAACACTGGCACCTGGAAGCCCACATTGCCGAGCCTTCAGTACTACGAGGTCGAGGTTCATCTCCCCGAGAGTGGGGCTACCGCGACGGATGTTGTCTACACGGTCAACCCGGGAGGTGGAGCGTCGGCGTGGAAGATCCGCGTAAATCAGGATTGGGAGTCCGAGGAGTGGGTTCCGATCGGGACGTTCGCGATGCAGAACGGCGGCAACGTCGTGCTGACGAACGCCAGCAGCGAAACGCCGCAAGGATATGACGTCGCTTATGACGCGATCGCATTCGTGCCCAAGGGCGGAACCCCCGGGCAGTCCATTGGGGGCCCGCCGACGATCCAGGATGAACCCGCGGGCTCTAACCCGGCCCTGGTGAACTGTGGTTGTGCGACTCGGGCCGTCGCGGACCCGGTGGACACGTCCACGGGATACTTCACCCAGTCGGCAACGGATCTTTCGGTTCCCGGTTTCGGCGAGCCTCTCAACCTCACTCGCACGTATACGTCGTCGCTGGCCGACCCCAGCGGGCCGGCAGGAAACAGCGCGGTCAACGGCGCCTTCGGGCCGGGATGGACCTACTCCTACGGGCTGGTTGCGACCACCGACAGTTCGGGGAATGTCACGATTCGTCAGGAAGACGGATCCATGGTCAGCTTCACCGACAGCAGCGGAACGTACACGCCTCCGGCCCGTTACGACGCGACTCTGACCGCATCGAGCGGGAACTACTACTTCATTCGCCATGGGTCCGAGCAGTTCGTGTTCGCGCAAAGCACGGGACGACTGATCGCCGAATCGGATCAAGCCGGCCGGGTGGCGACACCGTCCTACCAAACGTCCCTCGCCTATGACTCCTCCGGCAACCTGCAAACGGTGACGGATCCGGCGGGCCGCACGCTCACTCTTACTTGGAGTGGGGGACACATCACCTCTGTTGCGGACTCGGGTGGCCAACAGGTGGACTATCAGTACTCGACTGCAGGCGACCTCACCGACGTCTTCGGTGTCGGCACCACCCGCACGGGCGGGACCGACGGCAATCAAGACCACGCCCAGTACGCATACAACGCCTCCCACCTCATGACCAGCATGCGTTCCCCCAACAACTACGGGAAGTCGGGGACACCATCCCCGGTGACGTCGATGACGTATGACTCATCGGAACGGGTGCTGACGCAAACGGATCCGGAAGGCAACGAGACCACCTTCGAATACGGACCCAACACCGGCGACAGCCTCGTGGCAGGGCAGACCCTCGTCACCACACCCACCAGTGATGAAGACCTATACACCTACCAGAACGGACTGCTCGCCCAGGAGACCAAGGCCTACGGGACCGACAGTGCGCAGACTTGGAAGTACTCCTACGATCCGATCTCACTCGGGGTGTCTCAGCAGACCAACCCCGATGGGTCCGTCGAGACCTTCTCCTACGACGCGCAAGGACACCAGATCTCCTCGAGCAACGGGCTCGGGCAGACCACGTCCAAGCAGTACAACGCGGCCGGACAGGTAACCGAGGTCACCGATCCGAACGGCACGCACACGATCACCAGTTACAACGCCGCCGGAGCACCTACAAGCGTGCTGACCACCGAGGACGGTCAATCCGCGGAGTCCTACAACAACACACTCGACCCGACCTACAGTCGCCAGTCCACCTACGCATACACGGATGAGGCTCATCCCGCCGAAGCGACCGTGTCGACCGACGCAAACAGCAACGCAACACACTACGGATACGACTCCTTGGGCGACCTCACGACGGTGACCGACGCTGCCGGGCACGTTACGGACTACGGCTACAACACCGCACTCGGCGAACGGACCAGCACCGTCACCCCGACCGGAACCGCCGCTGGCACCACCCCCACCTGCACACCGCCGGCTATTGGCTGCACGACGTACGCCTACGATGCCTACGGTCATGTCATCACCACCACCGACCCGCTCGGCCACAGCAGCAAGGCCACCTACGACGCGGACGGAAACCAGCTCACCACCGTTGATGCCAACGGGCACACCACTACAACCAGCTACGACGCTGCCGACCGGGCTACATCGGTGGAACAACCATCCGGAGCTACCAGCAGCACGAGCTACAACGGTGACGGCACGATCAAGAAGACCACCGATGCCAACGGGAAAGCCACCACCTACACGTACAACGCGCTTGGGCTGAAGGAAAGCAGCACCGACCCGGACGGTTCCACCACTAGCTACACGTACGATGCTGACGGACGGCTGAAGATCCAAACCTCACCCGACGGTGAAACCATGACAGACACCTGGAACAACGCCGGAGAACTCACCGGGATCGCCTACTCCGGAAGCGGCACGCACGCGGTCTCATACACGTACGATCCCGATGGCAACAGGCTGGCCATGACCGACGGAACCGGCACCACCAGCTATTCATATGACGTGTTCAACGAGGAGACCAACGTCACCACAGGCGCAGGCAACACGGTGGGCTACGGCTACGACGCCGCAGGCAACGTGACCACGATCAACTATCCCGGCACTGCGGGAACCGTGACCGATCACTACAACACGTTGGAACAGCTCAGTTCTGTTGTCGACCCGGCTGGCAACAGCACCAGTTTCGGGTACACCGCCGACGGACAACTGACTACCACGAACGCGGCGAACGGCACCACCGTGACCGTGTCATACAACAACGCAGACCAGCCCACCTCCAGCGTGCTCAGCAAGGGAAGCACAGGCCTGGGCACCGTCACGTATGCCCGGAACAACAACGGCGATCTCACAGGCACCACACCATCAGCAGGCGCACCGGGCAGTACCGAAACGTATGGGTACAACAACAACGAACAGCTCACGAGTGCAATAGCGGGCTCGACGACCACCAGCTACGGATACGACGCTGCAGGCAATCCCACGACTCTGGGGAGCGTCACGCAGGTGTTCGACGCAGCAGGACGCCTGTGCTGGACAACAACGAGCAGCGTCAGCAGCCCCAGTTGCGCCTCACCGGCATCGGGCGCCACCACCTACACGTACAACGGGGACGGACAACGCACCGCTCAAACACCCGCAATCGGCACCGCGACCAACTACGCGTACAACGCAGCCGGCGAACTCACATCCGTCAGTGGAGCCGTCGCCGCCGCCTACACGTACAACGGCGACGGCTTCCGCGCCAGCAAAACCGTAGGATCGAGCACCACCACCTTCACCTACAACACACTCGGTGCTGTTCCGCTCTTGCTTACCGATGGCACCACCGCCTACATCTACGGACCATCCGGAACGCCCGTCGAGCAACTCGGCGTAAACGGCAGCGATAGCCAGTACTACTTCGCGGACACACACGGTTCCACCATCGAACTCACAAACTCCAGCGGGGCCGTCGACGGGAGCTACTCCTATGACGCCTGGGGAAAGACGACCAGTCACGCTGGCGCTGCCAGCACCCCGATCCAGTTCGCCGGGGCATACAGTGACTCCGAAACCGGGCTCTACTACCTATTGGCGCGGTACTACGATCCAGCGACGGCACTGCTAATCAGTGTCGATCCCCTGAATGCGCTGACGCTTAGCCCGTACGGTTACGTCGATGACAGCCCCTTAAACGTGACCGATCCAACAGGGCTCTGGTGGGGCGGGCTGTGTTTCGGCGGGAGCTTCGTCGGCGCAGCGGGGGTTGCCGTCCTTGGTGGCGTCGAGGTGTGCGTCGACTGGGCGTCGAGTTCCGGGCTAACCCTGACCGCCGGATACAACCTAATGGGCGGCGGAGGCGCTGACGCTGATGCTTCATTGTTCCTGGGCGTCGCAGGCGGGGCTGCTGACACGGCAGCAGATATTGCCGGAACAGGGTGCACCGTGGCCGGGAGCGGACACCTCGGGGTCGTCGGACTAACCGTGGCGGGAGCGGGGTCTTGCGCCAAAGGACCTGACTCCGGTGAACTCGACGTTGACCTTGGCCCTGGGGCTGGGGGGTCCGGTGGAGCAGGTGTGGCTGGGACTTGTGCCTGGGCCCCGTGGGGCGGCTACGCAGGATGCGGCGGAGATACCCAAACAACGTCTTCCTCGACAACGCGCCGAAGTTCAACGCTGTCTACGCCATATTCGAGGGACCAGTACGTGGACGGCAGCTACAGCTACGCGTACGGTCGCGGATGCTGA
- a CDS encoding efflux RND transporter periplasmic adaptor subunit: protein MASKTIYAIAASLIALVALSGCSYHPRVSGSDSNGQRDADSNMPRTATVEPRTITPVVTLPATVSSSFPYLISAPSAGTIVEIDDNSFVERSTGGRDATVHLPDNAHNVTPLVVVGQEVARAQPIAQARYDGFALVADVEGADLFRFVHQPSGTRAQVSGAGAPFNCDLLTIYPESLGGKTSMVCSVPSDQPVVGGMTGVVAFRFATQKNVPSLPVAAVAGTKNTGSVYVVRANGSSREVVVQLGESDGVDVQIVKGLSVGMKVALPSPAMLK, encoded by the coding sequence ATGGCAAGCAAAACTATCTACGCGATTGCAGCGAGTTTAATAGCGTTGGTAGCTCTATCCGGTTGTTCCTATCATCCTCGGGTTTCGGGCAGCGACTCAAATGGGCAACGTGATGCCGATTCCAATATGCCGCGGACAGCCACCGTCGAGCCGCGAACGATCACGCCGGTTGTTACATTGCCCGCAACGGTCTCCAGCTCGTTTCCCTATTTGATATCTGCTCCATCAGCGGGCACTATTGTCGAGATTGACGACAATTCCTTTGTGGAACGTTCCACTGGCGGACGTGACGCGACTGTACACCTACCCGATAATGCGCACAATGTGACACCACTGGTTGTTGTCGGGCAGGAAGTAGCTAGAGCACAACCGATCGCGCAGGCGCGATATGACGGATTTGCGCTCGTCGCGGATGTTGAGGGAGCCGATCTCTTCCGCTTCGTTCACCAGCCGTCCGGCACAAGAGCTCAGGTCTCGGGAGCAGGAGCACCATTCAACTGCGATCTGTTGACGATCTATCCCGAGTCGCTTGGAGGCAAAACCTCCATGGTGTGTTCTGTGCCAAGTGACCAACCTGTAGTGGGCGGAATGACCGGTGTTGTGGCCTTCCGGTTTGCTACGCAAAAGAACGTGCCGAGCCTTCCGGTCGCGGCAGTGGCCGGAACAAAGAATACTGGATCAGTTTATGTTGTGCGCGCGAATGGCTCCAGCCGCGAGGTCGTGGTGCAGCTGGGTGAGTCTGACGGAGTAGATGTGCAGATTGTGAAAGGATTGTCGGTCGGTATGAAAGTAGCCTTGCCAAGTCCGGCGATGTTAAAGTGA
- a CDS encoding ABC transporter ATP-binding protein, with amino-acid sequence MGRSGTGKSTLLSVAGLLEPLDGGTLNFLGNDVTRLGRSAERLRRMNIAYVFQRFALFQDLSALENISTPLRHIRKRSGRSVRARSADALDLVGLSDKAHLRPSKLSGGEQQRIAIARALVCEPRLILADEPTGSLDPDTGGLIIRLLRDWARDSGASLIVVTHDHDVARQAERRYMLHGGILHLAEGSSSER; translated from the coding sequence ATGGGACGTTCGGGCACGGGCAAGAGCACGCTATTGTCAGTTGCGGGACTCCTCGAGCCCCTTGATGGTGGAACCCTGAACTTTCTGGGTAACGATGTCACTAGGCTTGGGCGATCTGCGGAACGTCTTAGGCGGATGAACATAGCATATGTGTTCCAACGTTTCGCACTGTTCCAAGATCTATCGGCGTTAGAGAACATCAGCACACCGCTTCGACACATTCGTAAGCGAAGTGGGAGGTCTGTGCGTGCACGGTCCGCCGACGCGCTCGACTTGGTCGGACTCTCGGACAAGGCCCACCTCAGGCCGTCCAAGCTGTCTGGCGGCGAGCAGCAACGCATCGCCATAGCGCGCGCACTCGTATGTGAGCCACGCCTCATCCTTGCGGATGAGCCAACTGGATCGCTCGACCCGGATACAGGCGGTCTGATTATACGCCTTTTGCGAGATTGGGCACGCGACTCTGGGGCGTCGTTGATCGTCGTTACGCATGACCATGATGTGGCCAGACAGGCAGAGCGCCGATATATGCTTCACGGCGGCATCCTGCACCTCGCAGAAGGGTCCAGCTCGGAACGGTGA
- a CDS encoding ABC transporter permease has product MFRIAIQGIISGKLRTLLLAVSLCLSIVSIVTVTSASSSVSNAVRARSLFAGGPVATYSIQGFAGATGALHAALWDTYLASIADSERVAELAQLDGVRLSASGEALDASVTFVDDKYASIHELPMLAGTWFGQREYPSRSVSVILNDSASVKLNRRVGDTVTLRTGSQSSTVSGYVIGIVQDGAPGEDCYVAIGSARDYLAENSLSTSYSLQFSSKSLRLPDVLARIRTLEMVSTDSTNLHVSRVDTLQELSNELGSVSQGFVIVGILSLLVGMLAVTISGLSAVRQRRDVFILRRVLGARRWHAPVITLLEGLLVSIPASIAAVLLSRVLYPWIVGAMGSPFGEAPPTYSWGTVWFGVACGLVSAIVGGACPAIAALGNERVRVTRA; this is encoded by the coding sequence ATGTTCCGCATCGCGATTCAAGGAATAATTAGCGGAAAACTCCGCACTCTCTTACTTGCGGTATCACTGTGTCTATCCATTGTTTCTATCGTCACGGTGACCAGTGCGTCCTCTTCGGTTTCTAACGCGGTTCGAGCCAGGTCGCTCTTCGCAGGCGGACCCGTGGCCACGTATTCAATCCAGGGATTTGCCGGCGCCACGGGAGCCCTGCATGCGGCTCTGTGGGATACCTATTTGGCGTCGATAGCGGACTCAGAAAGGGTAGCTGAACTCGCACAACTTGATGGGGTGCGATTGTCGGCCTCCGGTGAGGCTTTGGACGCCTCGGTGACATTCGTTGATGACAAGTACGCATCCATCCATGAGCTTCCAATGCTTGCAGGAACCTGGTTCGGTCAACGCGAATATCCGTCGCGATCCGTCTCGGTAATATTGAATGATTCGGCAAGCGTGAAACTCAACCGCAGGGTGGGCGACACCGTAACGCTTCGCACAGGCAGCCAGTCGTCAACAGTGTCGGGTTACGTAATCGGAATTGTTCAGGACGGCGCTCCTGGTGAAGACTGCTACGTGGCGATCGGTTCCGCAAGGGACTATTTGGCCGAAAACTCCTTGTCTACGTCTTATTCGCTCCAATTCAGTTCGAAGTCACTTCGGCTCCCAGACGTTTTGGCCCGAATTCGCACACTCGAGATGGTTTCGACCGATTCGACCAATCTTCATGTTTCGCGCGTAGATACACTCCAGGAGCTAAGTAATGAGTTGGGGTCGGTTTCCCAAGGATTCGTCATCGTGGGCATCCTATCTTTGCTTGTGGGCATGCTGGCTGTAACCATCTCTGGTCTTAGCGCTGTAAGACAGCGCCGCGACGTGTTCATTTTGCGACGTGTTCTTGGTGCTCGTAGATGGCACGCACCCGTCATCACACTACTAGAGGGACTCCTAGTATCTATTCCTGCTTCTATTGCCGCCGTGCTGCTTTCGCGAGTCCTGTATCCGTGGATTGTTGGAGCGATGGGCTCACCGTTTGGCGAAGCTCCCCCGACATATTCTTGGGGCACAGTTTGGTTCGGAGTGGCGTGTGGGCTGGTATCAGCGATCGTCGGCGGGGCCTGTCCGGCCATAGCCGCATTGGGAAACGAACGGGTGAGAGTGACCCGGGCTTAG